From the genome of Alicyclobacillus sp. SO9:
ATCGGAATTATCAATCTCAGGATGACCCAACAAATGACTCATTCTATCGTAGCAAGTCGTCTCGCACCGCTTGAATCATTAACGCAAATACAAGACAGGCTGCGAAACATACAGTTGGATCTGTATCAAATTAAACTGACTAGTTCTGTGAGTCAACAGGTGAACTACCAGTCAGATATCCAGAAAATAGAGACCCAAATTGATAAGAATCTAGGGGTACTCTCTAAGACAAGTATAGCGAGCACAGACCAGCGCCAGTGGAGCACTTTTGCCAACGACTTAAGTAATTCTACCGTAGCGATTTACAATGACTTCAGCAATCTTAGGGCCAAAAGTTCAGTCAAGCTGACGTCGACGAAGAGCGTCAGTCAAACGCTGTCTGATCTCAACAAGCTCATTGCCTTTGAAACGCATGCCGCGAACCAAACTGTAAGTCACGCGCACAACGTCTACGTCAGGGCACTTTTTATCTCGTTAATTGTCATTGCAGCAGCCTTGCTGTTAAGTGTACTCTTGGCGATTTTTACTCTCAGAGCTACGCTGCGACCTGTCCGAATGATAACTTCAGAAATGAAACGAATTGCACAAAACTCGGGGGATTTAACAAAAAGACTGCAAATTCGTTCCAGAGATGAATTTGGTCAATTGGCGGATTCTTTCAATGAGATGATTGGAAGCATTCAAAACATCGTCAGAACCATTTCGGACAGCACCGACCAAATGGCAGCAACTTCACAGGAACTTGTTGCTACATCAGGAGAAGTAACCAGTATTTCTGTTCAAATTGCTGAGCGAACTCAAGGTATCTCTTCCGGCGCAGCCTCGCAACAAAAAGCAACACAAGACGCCATGAATATGGTTACAAGTATGAACGAGCATATTCAAACACTTCGTAGGAATGCCGAGCAAGTGTCGACTTCGTCCGCCGGCTCCAAATCCACCGTCGAGCGCGGTCACAAGGCTATTAAGGAGACCTCTACACAAATCACAACGGCTGCCAATTCCATTAACACACTGAGTGAACAAGTCGACTCTTTGGGAGGACAAGTGGAACAAATCAATTCCATTGTCAATCTCATCAGCGGCATCGCAGATCAAAGCAACCTTCTGGCCTTAAATGCATCTGTTGAAGCTGCGAGGGCAGGAGAGAACGGTCGCAGTTTTGCAGTAGTGGCAAACGAAATGCGTAAGATGTCACAGAACTCCAAAGATGCAGCCTTGCAAATTCAAAAAATAGCACAGCACATTCAGGCGGAAATGAGCAGTGTTTTAACGCAAATGCACAACAGTAAAAAAACTATGGACACTGGGCTAGAAACCATGGACACCTCTGCAGTTTCGTTTAACGAAATTGCAATTCACGTCGATGGGGTTCATCACCAGATTGAAGAAGCTTTGAGTGAAATCACCGAACTAGCTGCAAGTGCTACAAACGTCAATAAGTCGGTAGCAGAAGTATTGACAATTGCTGAAGGTTTCTCGCGCAGTACAGAAGAGGTAGCAGCGGCAACAGAGGAACAATCGGCAACAATGGAGGAAGCTGCCGCAGGCATCGAGCACATCACTCAGCATGCGGAATCCTTAACCGTACTAATTGGAGAATTCACTTACTAACGTACATCACAGTGCATAGTGTTTGATAGTCGGCACAGGAACTATGAAAGCAGGTCATCCAGACCTGCTTTTTTGGTTGCATGACACGTAGTAGCTTTAATCAAACGGATTGAAATAATCCTAGGTATTTAGGTGCACCATCAAGAAAGTCATCAGCCCAAATATTGCCCAAGTGAGTCAGTATTCGAGGTGCTCAATTCGCATCAAGTGCATTGCAACGAATGACATTCCGATACCAATACGCACTAGCCTTGAGGGTTCTCTCCTGGGTCTCGTAATCCACATGAACGAGGCCAAAGCGCTTTGAGTAACCAAAAGCCCATTCATAGTTATCCATCAGAGACCACACATAATACCCGCGTAATGGACCGCCCTCTTGAATAAAACGATGGGCGGCTTCAAAATACCGCTGAAGATAGTTTATACGGTTGTCATCCGGTACACGTCCTTTAATGACGGTATCGGAAAAAGCTGCCCCATTTTCTGTGATGTACAGTGGAAGAGCCCCGGTATAATCAGACTGGACTCTCTTCAGCACGCGGTACAGCCCCTCCGGATAAATATCCCATCCCATATCTGTTTTGGGCCGGTCTGTTTCGGAGTGCACTGCCTGGACAATCGGTGTGTTTTTGTCTGCCTTGACTGGGCCCCCTGTGTAATTGTTAATCCCGAGAAAGTCAATTGGCTGTGATATGGTTTCCAAATCACTGCTCTGAATAAACCCCCAATCAGAAACAAACTCGTCGAACACGGTATTTTGCTGAAAATGCGGGTAGTGCCCAGCAAAGAGAGGGTCAAGAAACCAACGATTTTGGTACATGTCAAATCTATCAGCAGCCCTCAAATCTTCTTCGGAATTTGATGCCGGATACTCATCATTCAGATTGAGTGTGATCCCAATTTGGGTCGTCAAATTCAATCCACGAAACATTTTAACGGCTTCTCCGTGAGACAAAAGCAGGTGGTGTGCTGCTTTCACAGCAGCATTCCAATCCTTTACACCAGGAGCGTGAATTCCGTGTCCATAGCCCAGAAAAGATACGCACCACGGTTCATTGTGCGTGATCCACCGAGCAACTCGGTTGCCAAAAGTCTCAAACAGAACACGCGCATACTCCAAATAATGTTGAATCGTATCACGATTGGTCCATCCTCCTTGTTCTTGAATCCACTGGGGTAAATCCCAGTGGTAAATAGTAGCTACCGGTTCAATACCGCGTTTCTCCAGCCCTTCTATCAATCGCTTGTAGAAGTCTAAGCCACGGCTCTCGAACTTCCCTTTCTCGGGAAATAAGCGGGGCCAAGCAATGGAAAAGCGATAACTCTTTATGCCAAGTGATGTCAACAAGTCTAAATCTTCGTTATATTTATAGTAATGGTTGCAGGCTACGTCCCCAGTCTCAGCGTTATGAACATTGCCCGGAATCCGCGCGAATCGGTCCCAAATACTCTCTCCGCGACCGTCTTCCCAAGTACCCCCTTCAATTTGGTATGATGCCGTCGCAGTGCCCCAAAGAAAATTTTCAGGAAACGCCAGTGCTTGGCCCATATAGCAAATCCCTTCTCAGTTAAAATTCTAAGGATAATTCCTTTACAAACTTCAATCAGAATACGCTGGCAGCCTGTTACTCCTTGACGCTGCCAGCAAATCCGTACATGAAGTACTTTTGCGCCATGCAGCACAAAAAATAGAACACAGAGAGTCG
Proteins encoded in this window:
- a CDS encoding methyl-accepting chemotaxis protein; this translates as MARLRRILGFFYARGGLSLAQKLIYSFIALNVVLIGLGGIGIINLRMTQQMTHSIVASRLAPLESLTQIQDRLRNIQLDLYQIKLTSSVSQQVNYQSDIQKIETQIDKNLGVLSKTSIASTDQRQWSTFANDLSNSTVAIYNDFSNLRAKSSVKLTSTKSVSQTLSDLNKLIAFETHAANQTVSHAHNVYVRALFISLIVIAAALLLSVLLAIFTLRATLRPVRMITSEMKRIAQNSGDLTKRLQIRSRDEFGQLADSFNEMIGSIQNIVRTISDSTDQMAATSQELVATSGEVTSISVQIAERTQGISSGAASQQKATQDAMNMVTSMNEHIQTLRRNAEQVSTSSAGSKSTVERGHKAIKETSTQITTAANSINTLSEQVDSLGGQVEQINSIVNLISGIADQSNLLALNASVEAARAGENGRSFAVVANEMRKMSQNSKDAALQIQKIAQHIQAEMSSVLTQMHNSKKTMDTGLETMDTSAVSFNEIAIHVDGVHHQIEEALSEITELAASATNVNKSVAEVLTIAEGFSRSTEEVAAATEEQSATMEEAAAGIEHITQHAESLTVLIGEFTY
- a CDS encoding GH1 family beta-glucosidase, with product MGQALAFPENFLWGTATASYQIEGGTWEDGRGESIWDRFARIPGNVHNAETGDVACNHYYKYNEDLDLLTSLGIKSYRFSIAWPRLFPEKGKFESRGLDFYKRLIEGLEKRGIEPVATIYHWDLPQWIQEQGGWTNRDTIQHYLEYARVLFETFGNRVARWITHNEPWCVSFLGYGHGIHAPGVKDWNAAVKAAHHLLLSHGEAVKMFRGLNLTTQIGITLNLNDEYPASNSEEDLRAADRFDMYQNRWFLDPLFAGHYPHFQQNTVFDEFVSDWGFIQSSDLETISQPIDFLGINNYTGGPVKADKNTPIVQAVHSETDRPKTDMGWDIYPEGLYRVLKRVQSDYTGALPLYITENGAAFSDTVIKGRVPDDNRINYLQRYFEAAHRFIQEGGPLRGYYVWSLMDNYEWAFGYSKRFGLVHVDYETQERTLKASAYWYRNVIRCNALDAN